The proteins below are encoded in one region of Festucalex cinctus isolate MCC-2025b chromosome 2, RoL_Fcin_1.0, whole genome shotgun sequence:
- the ankrd52a gene encoding serine/threonine-protein phosphatase 6 regulatory ankyrin repeat subunit C: protein MGVLNIADQPPLVQAIFNRNAEEVQLLLHKKEDVNALDQERRTPLHAAACMGDVHIMDLLIESGANVNAKDHVWLTPLHRAAASRNERAVGLLLRRGAEANARDKYWQTALHVAAANRATRCAEALLSQLSNQNMADRTGRTALHHAAQSGFQEMVKLLLNKGANLSAIDKKERQPVHSAAYLGHVEVVKLLVSRGADKSSKDKQGYTPLHAAAASGHIEIVKYLLRMGAEIDEPNGFGNTALHMACYMGQEAVATELVNHGANVNQPNRCGYTPLHLAAVSTNGALCLELLVNNGADVNQQSKEGKSPLHMAAIHGRFTRSQILIQNGGEIDCVDRYGNTPLHVAAKFGHELLISTLMTNGADTARRGIHGMFPLHLAVLYGFSDCCRKLLSSGQLYSIVSSMSKEHVLSAGFDINTPDNFGRTCLHAAASGGNVECLNLLLSSGTDLNRRDLMGRTPLHYAAANGRYQCTVTLVSAGAEINEPDQTGCTPLHYSAASQAFSRGDGHFYGTHQHDEEEVKESYFCLEHLLDNGADPSMVNAKGYSAVHYAAYHGNTQNLELLLEMSFNALGDIESSIPVSPLHLAADRGHWQALRVLTETAAYVDMQDAAGRSVLYLAAQKGYGHCVEVLLAQGASCLLNDNRLIWTPIHVAAAHGHSDCLHKMIECGEEGDLINVADKFGQTPLMLAVLGGHTDCVRFLLAKEAVPDAKDKRGSTALHRGALLGHDECVAALLERKASALCRDSLGRTPLHYAASRGHAEILANLVQAATAAMEPQGKLLDNKQYTPLHWAAYKGHEDCLEVLLEFKTLIHEEGNPFTPLHCALMNGHSGAAERLLECAGVHMINTRDAKGRTPLHAAAFAEDVAGLQLVLRHGTEINAVDSNGRSALMVAADKGHSGTVAILLHRAKADLTLLDENRNTALHLACNKAHEMCALLILGEIHSPTLVNATNSALQMPLHLAARNGLATVVQALLSRGATVLAVDEEGHTPALACAPNKDVADCLALILSTMKPFPQLDPSSCSCSSPGVSPSPGLNLLKHCGITAACAPLPSNGLHNGYVKDRHGAPVGLDGCLSE, encoded by the exons ATGGGAGTACTCAACATTGCAGACCAG CCTCCTCTGGTCCAGGCCATCTTCAACCGTAATGCTGAAGAAGTCCAACTATTATTGCACAAAAAGGAGGATGTCAATGCACTG GACCAAGAGCGGCGTACGCCTCTTCATGCTGCTGCATGCATGGGCGATGTTCATATCATGGACCTCCTCATTGAATCAG GTGCCAATGTGAATGCGAAAGACCATGTATGGCTCACCCCCTTGCACAGGGCAGCCGCCTCCAGGAACGAA AGGGCCGTGGGTCTGCTGCTGAGGCGCGGCGCCGAGGCCAACGCCCGAGACAAGTACTGGCAGACGGCGCTGCACGTGGCGGCCGCCAACCGGGCCACGCGCTGCGCCGAAGCCTTGCTGAGCCAGCTGAGCAACCAGAACATGGCGGATCGCACCGGCAGAACCGCACTGCACCATGCCGCTCAGAGTGGCTTCCAGGAG ATGGTGAAGCTGCTGCTGAACAAGGGAGCCAACCTGAGTGCCATAGATAAGAAGGAGCGACAGCCCGTCCACTCTGCTGCTTACTTGG GCCATGTGGAGGTTGTGAAGCTGCTGGTGTCACGCGGTGCAGACAAGAGCAGCAAGGACAAGCAGGGCTACACGCCTCTCCATGCTGCCGCCGCCAGTGGCCAcattgaaattgtaaaataccTGCTGAGGATGGGGGCAGAG ATTGACGAGCCCAACGGATTCGGGAACACGGCGCTCCACATGGCGTGCTACATGGGGCAGGAGGCCGTGGCCACAGAGCTTGTCAACCACGGGGCCAACGTGAACCAGCCAAACAGGTGTGGCTACACGCCTCTGCACCTGGCTGCTGTCTCCACTAATGGCGCCCTCTGTCTGGAGTTGCTGGTCAACAACGGGGCAGATGTCAACCAGCAa AGCAAAGAAGGGAAGAGCCCCCTGCACATGGCAGCCATTCATGGACGTTTCACACGCTCTCAGATCCTCATCCAGAACG GTGGTGAAATCGATTGTGTGGATAGATATGGCAATACTCCGCTCCATGTCGCTGCTAAGTTCGGCCATGAACTGCTAATCAGCACTCTAATGACCAACGGAGCCGACACAGCCAG GCGTGGGATCCATGGAATGTTCCCCTTGCACTTAGCTGTGCTTTACGGGTTTTCAGACTGTTGTCGCAAGTTGCTCTCCTCAG GTCAGCTGTACAGCATCGTCTCCTCCATGAGTAAGGAGCACGTGCTGTCGGCAGGGTTCGACATTAACACCCCTGACAACTTTGGGAGGACCTGTCTACACGCTGCTGCCTCTGGAGG aaatgttgaatgtctgaaCTTGCTCTTAAGTAGTGGCACGGACTTGAACAGGAGGGACCTAATGGGAAG GACCCCATTACACTATGCGGCTGCTAATGGGAGGTACCAGTGCACTGTGACTTTGGTGAGCGCTGGTGCTGAGATCAACGAGCCTGACCAAACAGGTTGCACCCCCCTGCACTATTCTGCAGCCTCGCAAGCCTTCAGCAG AGGTGATGGACATTTTTATGGGACTCATCAGCATGATGAAGAAGAGGTGAAGGAGTCATACTT TTGCTTGGAACATCTTCTGGATAATGGCGCTGATCCCTCGATGGTCAACGCTAAGGGTTACAGTGCTGTTCACTATGCAGCTTATCATGGCAACACACAGAACCTGGAGCTG CTCCTGGAGATGTCCTTTAATGCGCTCGGAGACATAGAGAGCAGTATTCCAGTCAGCCCCTTGCATCTCGCT GCTGACAGGGGTCACTGGCAGGCGCTGCGTGTGCTGACTGAGACGGCTGCCTACGTGGATATGCAAGATGCTGCCGGCCGCTCTGTGCTCTACCTGGCTGCTCAGAAAGGCTACGGCCACTGTGTGGAGGTGCTCTTGGCCCAGGGAGCTTCATGTCTCCTTAATGACAACCGCCTCATTTGGACCCCGATTCATGTTGCAG CTGCTCACGGTCACTCTGATTGCCTGCACAAGATGATCGAATGTGGGGAGGAGGGCGACCTCATCAACGTTGCGGACAAGTTTGGCCA GACACCTCTAATGCTCGCCGTTCTCGGGGGTCACACTGACTGCGTCCGCTTCCTGTTGGCGAAGGAGGCCGTTCCTGATGCTAAGGATAAGAGAGGCAGCACTGCATTGCACAGAGGG GCGTTGCTGGGCCACGACGAGTGCGTGGCGGCCCTGCTGGAACGCAAAGCTTCTGCGCTGTGTCGGGACTCCTTGGGTCGCACGCCACTGCACTACGCCGCCTCCAGGGGCCATGCCGAGATCTTGGCCAACCTGGTGCAGGCCGCTACAGCCGCGATGGAGCCGCAAGGAAAACTGCTGGACAACAAACAATATACCCCGTTGCACTGGGCTGCATACAAAG GGCATGAAGACTGTTTGGAGGTTTTACTTGAATTCAAAACACTTATTCATGAAGAGGGAAACCCTTTCACTCCCCTGCACTGTGCTCT GATGAACGGCCACAGCGGTGCTGCAGAACGGCTTCTTGAATGTGCCGGGGTCCACATGATCAACACCAGAGATGCCAAAGGAAG GACCCCGCTGCATGCTGCTGCTTTTGCTGAGGACGTCGCCGGACTCCAGCTGGTGCTTCGCCATGGAACTGAGATCAATGCGGTGGACAGCAATGGACGTTCTGCTCTTATGGTGGCTGCCGATAAGGGACATAGTGGCACCGTGG CCATCCTGCTTCACCGGGCCAAGGCCGACCTCACACTGCTGGATGAGAATAGGAACACTGCCCTGCACCTGGCCTGCAACAAG GCTCATGAGATGTGCGCTCTGCTGATTCTGGGAGAGATCCACAGTCCCACTCTTGTAAACGCTACCAATAGTGCTCTGCAAAT GCCCCTCCATCTCGCCGCTCGCAATGGCCTGGCCACAGTGGTGCAGGCGCTGCTTAGCAGAGGAGCCACTGTTCTGGCTGTGGATGAGGAAG GCCACACCCCAGCTCTGGCGTGCGCACCCAACAAAGACGTGGCCGACTGCCTGGCTCTGATCCTCTCCACCATGAAGCCTTTCCCCCAACTTGACCCTTCCTCCTGCTCCTGCTCCTCCCCCGGCGTCTCGCCCTCGCCAGGCCTCAACTTGCTCAAGCACTGCGGCATCACGGCCGCCTGCGCCCCCTTGCCCAGCAACGGCCTGCACAACGGCTACGTCAAAGACCGCCACGGCGCGCCTGTCGGCCTGGACGGCTGTCTGTCCGAGTGA